From a single Hymenobacter sp. YIM 151500-1 genomic region:
- a CDS encoding PorP/SprF family type IX secretion system membrane protein — protein MLQCQLRRPSRQGLLATVLLAAGAGLAQGQDLYFAQPYATRLYTNPGYTGLLDDYSVTLNYRNQFPTLAGTFQTSQLSADFRFRDQRNAVGVLLNHDRTGGIGYTRLQAGATYAHHLRLSKTFGLSAGASVGYGNQRVSYGNLVFGDQLTDDGSTGAPTLEVADFKPVHYLTVGVGGLVYNEYFWVGMAAHHLNQPDLAFITQATLPMRLNVHGGFKYYLKRTVVRRQPREISVAPTGSYTRQGGSQRAEAGLYFTASPLTLGAVYRGIPLQSGPRPQQALTTILGVSLGTFRLGYSYDVSLSQFSRELGGAHELSLTLRDFDMLEASWRRLKRRNYPSIPCPAF, from the coding sequence GTGCTTCAATGTCAGCTGCGCCGGCCCAGCCGGCAGGGTCTGCTAGCTACGGTGCTGCTGGCGGCCGGTGCAGGGCTGGCCCAGGGGCAGGACCTCTACTTCGCCCAACCTTACGCCACGCGCCTCTACACCAACCCCGGCTACACCGGCCTGCTCGACGACTACAGCGTCACGCTCAACTACCGCAACCAGTTCCCCACCCTGGCCGGCACCTTCCAAACCAGCCAGCTCTCGGCCGACTTCCGCTTCCGCGACCAGCGCAACGCCGTGGGCGTGCTCCTGAACCACGACCGAACCGGCGGCATCGGCTACACCCGCTTGCAGGCCGGGGCCACCTACGCCCACCACTTGCGCCTAAGTAAAACCTTTGGCCTGAGCGCCGGCGCCTCCGTGGGCTACGGCAACCAGCGCGTCAGCTACGGTAACCTCGTCTTCGGCGACCAGCTCACGGATGACGGCTCCACCGGCGCCCCCACGCTGGAAGTAGCTGACTTCAAGCCCGTTCACTACCTCACGGTGGGCGTGGGCGGGCTGGTGTACAACGAGTATTTCTGGGTGGGCATGGCGGCTCACCACCTCAACCAGCCCGATCTGGCGTTCATCACCCAGGCCACCCTGCCCATGCGCCTCAACGTGCACGGCGGCTTCAAATACTACCTCAAGCGCACGGTAGTGCGCCGCCAGCCGCGCGAAATAAGTGTGGCGCCCACCGGCAGCTACACTCGGCAGGGCGGCTCCCAGCGTGCCGAAGCCGGTTTGTACTTTACCGCCAGTCCGCTCACGCTCGGGGCCGTGTACCGGGGCATCCCGCTGCAGAGCGGTCCGCGCCCCCAACAAGCCCTGACTACGATACTCGGGGTGAGTTTGGGAACTTTTCGGCTCGGTTATAGCTATGATGTGAGTCTGAGCCAGTTTAGCCGCGAGCTGGGCGGGGCTCACGAACTGTCCCTGACCTTGCGCGACTTCGATATGCTGGAAGCGTCGTGGCGCCGGTTGAAACGACGGAATTACCCGTCGATTCCTTGTCCGGCCTTTTGA
- a CDS encoding ComF family protein: MPIATLLSDTFALLFPRVCLACTDPLSRGEDHVCTGCRAQLPYTDFHRLPATSNPLARRFWGKVPVRHALSYLRFQKHGRVQHLLHQLKYRGQQDVGRVLGRWYGQELREAGLQPDFDVVVPVPLHPRKLARRGYNQSDSFAEGLATGLHLPWHATALRRHEFTESQTRKSRLQRWENVADVFTVPEAATVAGRRVLLVDDVLTTGATLEACAAALLAAGAAEVNIATIACADR, from the coding sequence ATGCCCATTGCTACCCTGCTATCCGATACGTTTGCTCTGCTATTCCCGCGGGTGTGCCTGGCCTGCACCGACCCACTCAGCCGGGGCGAAGACCACGTGTGTACCGGCTGCCGGGCCCAGCTGCCCTACACCGATTTCCACCGCTTGCCTGCCACCAGCAACCCGCTGGCCCGGCGCTTTTGGGGCAAGGTGCCGGTGCGCCACGCCCTGAGCTACCTGCGTTTTCAGAAACACGGCCGCGTGCAACACCTGCTGCACCAACTCAAGTACCGCGGCCAGCAGGACGTGGGCCGGGTGCTGGGCCGCTGGTACGGACAGGAGCTGCGCGAGGCCGGCCTGCAACCCGATTTCGATGTGGTGGTGCCCGTGCCTCTGCACCCGCGTAAGCTGGCCCGCCGCGGCTACAACCAGTCCGACTCCTTTGCCGAAGGCTTAGCCACGGGCCTGCACTTGCCCTGGCACGCCACTGCCCTGCGCCGCCACGAATTCACCGAATCCCAAACGCGCAAAAGCCGCCTCCAACGCTGGGAAAACGTAGCCGACGTTTTCACCGTACCCGAAGCCGCTACCGTAGCCGGCCGCCGCGTCCTGCTTGTCGACGACGTGCTGACCACCGGCGCCACCCTCGAAGCCTGCGCCGCGGCCCTACTAGCCGCCGGCGCCGCCGAAGTCAACATTGCCACCATCGCCTGCGCAGACCGCTAA
- a CDS encoding exodeoxyribonuclease III produces the protein MNIITYNVNGLRSALSKGLLDWVRAAQPDVLCLQEIKAGREPLDVSGFAELGYQAYLHAAQKPGYSGVATFTKRPPRAVVEGCGTDCYDLEGRVLRLDFEHVSVLNTYMPSGTSGPERQAFKVQWLHFFRDYVRQLRAAGGPPLLIGGDFNCCQTDIDLHNPKANQNSPGFTPEERQWFRDFLQDGFVDTFRHHHGEAAGHYSWWTYRAGARKRNVGWRLDHLLVEERLRPHIREAHLLPDIVHSDHCPAQVILEF, from the coding sequence TTGAACATCATCACCTACAACGTCAACGGCTTACGCTCGGCCCTGAGCAAGGGACTGTTGGACTGGGTGCGCGCGGCTCAGCCCGATGTGCTGTGCTTGCAGGAAATCAAGGCCGGGCGGGAGCCGCTGGACGTGTCGGGGTTTGCGGAACTGGGCTACCAAGCCTACCTGCACGCGGCCCAGAAGCCGGGCTACAGCGGCGTAGCCACCTTCACGAAGAGGCCGCCGCGGGCCGTGGTAGAAGGGTGCGGCACCGACTGCTACGACCTGGAAGGCCGGGTGCTGCGCCTAGATTTCGAGCACGTGTCGGTGCTGAACACCTACATGCCCTCGGGCACCAGCGGGCCGGAACGGCAGGCGTTTAAAGTGCAGTGGCTGCACTTCTTCCGCGACTATGTACGGCAGCTGCGGGCCGCCGGGGGGCCGCCCCTGCTCATCGGCGGCGACTTCAACTGCTGCCAGACCGACATCGACCTGCACAACCCCAAGGCCAACCAGAACAGCCCCGGCTTCACGCCCGAGGAGCGGCAGTGGTTTCGGGACTTTCTGCAGGATGGCTTCGTGGACACCTTTCGCCACCACCACGGCGAGGCGGCCGGACACTACTCCTGGTGGACTTACCGCGCCGGGGCCCGCAAGCGGAACGTGGGCTGGCGCCTCGACCACCTGCTGGTGGAAGAGCGCCTACGCCCCCACATCCGCGAAGCCCACCTCCTACCCGACATCGTGCACTCCGACCATTGCCCGGCCCAGGTCATTCTAGAGTTTTGA
- a CDS encoding carboxymuconolactone decarboxylase family protein, with protein sequence MSLVSEFNEYRQRMNEKILAADNKVIKRFFNLDTNTYQEGALDVKTKEMLGLACSMVLRCDDCIKYHLGKCYEERVNDEEIYEVFAIANLIGGSIVIPHFRRAVEYWEALKEEAVAAAPPHAHDA encoded by the coding sequence ATGTCTCTCGTTTCTGAATTCAATGAGTACCGCCAGCGGATGAATGAAAAAATCCTGGCAGCCGACAACAAGGTTATCAAGCGGTTCTTCAACCTCGACACCAACACCTACCAGGAAGGCGCCCTGGACGTGAAAACCAAGGAAATGCTGGGCCTAGCCTGCTCCATGGTGCTGCGCTGCGACGACTGCATCAAGTACCACCTGGGCAAGTGCTACGAGGAACGGGTCAACGACGAGGAAATCTACGAGGTGTTTGCCATTGCCAACCTCATCGGGGGCAGCATTGTGATTCCGCACTTCCGCCGGGCCGTGGAGTACTGGGAGGCCCTGAAAGAGGAGGCCGTAGCCGCCGCGCCCCCGCACGCCCACGACGCATGA
- a CDS encoding SUMF1/EgtB/PvdO family nonheme iron enzyme, whose translation MNFSKFLRFAVVAGASTLAACGGGPPTATKPGKYSSTTGIEYNTEEGMKVSDYQGIPEGPGLVFIEGGRTVLGTSEEDVAMTHDNLERTVTLASFYMDEAEVANIHWLEYLHYVRKDSSEEFYQSALPDTTVWARELSFNDPYVDYYLRYPGFRYFPVVGVSWLQANDYCTWRTSKVNERLAGESEESSDGGGGGLFGRRRNRGGDGDGDAAEGTSGDGEGRTRIAIENGNTLPNYRLPTEAEWEYAAQALIGTQETGNENQENKRIYPWDGRQVRNPYGKGMGQFLANFKRGRGDYAGIAGSLNDGAMITEYVYNYPPNDYGLYNMSGNVNEWVQDIYRPLSFEDVEDLNPFRRNGFLDPSEKYDKKGYQSLIDDHVRVYKGGSWRDVAYWLSPGTRRFMAEDSATATIGFRCAMINAGSNK comes from the coding sequence ATGAATTTTTCCAAGTTCCTGCGCTTTGCAGTCGTGGCGGGTGCCTCCACGCTGGCAGCCTGCGGCGGAGGTCCGCCCACCGCTACGAAACCCGGTAAGTACAGCTCTACCACAGGCATTGAGTACAATACTGAGGAAGGGATGAAGGTATCGGATTACCAAGGTATTCCGGAAGGCCCCGGCCTGGTGTTTATCGAAGGTGGCCGCACGGTGCTGGGTACGTCGGAAGAAGACGTGGCCATGACCCACGACAACCTGGAGCGCACCGTTACGCTGGCCTCGTTTTACATGGACGAAGCCGAAGTAGCCAACATTCACTGGCTGGAGTACCTGCACTACGTGCGCAAGGACTCGTCGGAAGAGTTTTACCAGTCGGCCCTGCCTGACACGACGGTGTGGGCGCGGGAGTTGTCGTTCAACGACCCCTACGTGGATTACTACCTGCGTTACCCCGGCTTCCGCTACTTCCCGGTGGTGGGTGTAAGCTGGCTGCAAGCCAACGACTACTGCACCTGGCGGACCTCGAAAGTAAACGAGCGTCTGGCCGGTGAAAGTGAAGAAAGCAGTGATGGCGGCGGTGGCGGTCTGTTTGGCCGACGCCGGAACAGAGGCGGTGATGGTGACGGTGATGCTGCCGAAGGCACTTCCGGTGATGGCGAAGGCAGAACCAGAATTGCCATCGAAAACGGCAACACGCTGCCCAACTACCGCCTGCCCACTGAGGCGGAGTGGGAATACGCTGCCCAGGCCCTCATTGGCACGCAGGAAACCGGCAACGAAAACCAGGAGAACAAGCGCATCTATCCGTGGGATGGCCGCCAAGTGCGGAACCCCTACGGCAAAGGCATGGGCCAGTTCCTGGCCAACTTCAAGCGTGGCCGCGGCGACTACGCCGGTATTGCTGGCTCCCTGAACGACGGCGCCATGATTACGGAGTACGTGTACAACTACCCGCCCAACGACTACGGCCTGTACAACATGTCGGGCAACGTGAACGAGTGGGTGCAGGACATCTACCGTCCGCTGTCGTTTGAAGACGTGGAAGACCTCAACCCCTTCCGCCGCAACGGCTTCCTCGACCCCTCCGAGAAGTACGACAAGAAAGGCTACCAGTCGCTCATCGACGACCACGTGCGCGTGTACAAAGGCGGCTCCTGGCGCGACGTAGCCTACTGGCTGTCGCCGGGCACGCGCCGCTTCATGGCCGAAGACTCAGCTACCGCCACCATCGGCTTCCGCTGCGCCATGATTAACGCCGGCTCGAACAAATAA
- a CDS encoding lysophospholipid acyltransferase family protein — MLFYTVMKPLVQVALRVFFRKLEVRHRARLRVPGPLLLASNHPNTLMDPLVVAVQRRQPIAFLAKSTFFKNPISRAILESGNSIPIYRRQDMETGAEALTPEQITAQNEAIFGRCYDYFDRQGTIMIFPEGSSVAERRLRPLKTGAARIALGAEARHDFQLGLHIVPLGINYFDPQRFRSDVFINVARPIRVADYADQYRQDPTAAADALTEEIRRRLEQRLVITRDDAEDQLVTQVERTFGQHLIQDDEETLADNFQLSRTLLRAVRYFEKHDAARLGDIREKLHAYHQELARLRLTDEALETRGTAGTRRNRALAAGAKLVLGAPLYVYGVINNYVPYIIPSVVARRATKEVEFVAPIMLVTGMVTFSLCYAAQTAVVYHLTHDWRWTLLYLLSLPLSGFYALSYWGNLAGRLRRLRALRLFRQERPVIENLLRQRTTIIRLLREAREAYAAER, encoded by the coding sequence ATGCTCTTTTATACAGTGATGAAGCCCCTGGTGCAGGTGGCGTTGCGGGTATTTTTTCGGAAGCTGGAGGTGCGGCACCGGGCGCGGCTGCGGGTGCCGGGCCCGCTGCTGCTGGCCAGCAACCACCCCAACACGCTCATGGACCCGCTGGTGGTGGCCGTGCAGCGCCGCCAGCCCATTGCCTTCCTGGCCAAAAGCACCTTCTTCAAAAACCCCATTTCGCGGGCCATCCTGGAGTCGGGCAACTCTATTCCTATCTACCGGCGCCAGGACATGGAAACCGGGGCCGAGGCCCTGACGCCGGAGCAGATTACGGCCCAGAACGAGGCCATTTTTGGGCGGTGCTACGACTACTTCGACCGGCAGGGCACCATCATGATTTTCCCGGAGGGCAGCAGCGTGGCTGAGCGGCGCCTGCGGCCCCTCAAGACCGGGGCCGCCCGCATTGCCCTGGGCGCCGAGGCCCGGCACGACTTTCAGCTAGGCCTGCACATCGTGCCGCTGGGTATCAACTACTTCGACCCGCAACGGTTCCGCTCCGACGTGTTCATCAACGTAGCCCGCCCCATCCGGGTGGCCGACTACGCCGACCAGTACCGCCAAGACCCCACCGCCGCCGCCGATGCTTTGACCGAGGAAATCCGCCGCCGCCTGGAGCAGCGCCTCGTCATCACCCGCGACGATGCCGAAGACCAGTTGGTGACGCAAGTGGAGCGCACCTTCGGCCAGCACTTGATTCAGGACGACGAGGAAACCCTGGCCGACAACTTCCAGCTCTCACGCACCCTGCTGCGGGCTGTGCGCTACTTCGAGAAGCACGACGCCGCCCGCCTGGGCGACATCCGGGAGAAGCTGCACGCCTACCACCAGGAGCTAGCCCGCCTGCGCCTCACCGACGAAGCCCTGGAAACCCGCGGCACGGCCGGCACCCGCCGCAACCGCGCCTTGGCGGCCGGGGCCAAGCTTGTGCTGGGTGCCCCGCTCTACGTGTACGGGGTCATTAATAACTACGTGCCCTATATCATTCCGTCGGTGGTAGCCCGGCGTGCCACGAAGGAAGTGGAGTTTGTAGCGCCGATTATGCTGGTGACGGGCATGGTCACGTTCAGCCTGTGCTACGCGGCGCAAACGGCCGTGGTCTACCACCTCACCCACGATTGGCGCTGGACCTTGCTCTACCTGCTCAGCCTGCCGCTGTCGGGCTTCTACGCCCTGAGCTATTGGGGCAACCTGGCTGGGCGCCTGCGTCGCCTCCGGGCCCTGCGCCTGTTCCGCCAGGAGCGGCCGGTCATCGAAAACCTGCTCCGCCAGCGTACCACCATCATCCGCCTGCTGCGCGAAGCCCGCGAGGCGTACGCTGCGGAAAGGTAA
- a CDS encoding metallophosphoesterase family protein: MRSFLRPSFFRALLPAAALLLAGCDLLEFSPNDTRVPEEQQNLTAKNLARLAELPALGPNDTLRFIFTGDSQRFYDDAEDLVKSVNQQPGIQFMVIAGDISDFGLGREMRWIDDQLRKLKVPYLTAVGNHDLVGNGRRAYQQIFGPLNYSFVYGDTKFIMLDTNGREYNFNGRVPDMPWLLQEMADTKVRRHVVVSHIPPDDADFDPKLSEAYIAAMREDPRLVFSMNGHRHSFRFGQPFGDGVTYVNSDAFERRRYIVMTVWGDKQFRLKQVSF, encoded by the coding sequence ATGCGTTCATTTCTCCGCCCTTCCTTTTTTCGTGCCCTGCTGCCTGCCGCCGCTTTGTTGCTGGCCGGTTGCGACTTGCTTGAGTTCAGCCCCAATGACACCCGCGTGCCGGAGGAGCAGCAAAACCTGACGGCCAAGAACCTGGCCCGCCTGGCCGAGCTGCCCGCCCTTGGCCCCAACGATACGCTCCGTTTCATCTTCACGGGCGACTCCCAGCGGTTCTACGACGACGCCGAGGACCTGGTAAAAAGCGTTAATCAGCAGCCCGGCATCCAGTTCATGGTTATTGCCGGCGACATCTCGGACTTCGGGCTGGGCCGCGAAATGCGCTGGATTGACGACCAGCTCCGCAAGCTGAAAGTGCCCTACCTGACGGCCGTCGGCAACCATGACTTGGTGGGCAACGGCCGCCGGGCCTACCAGCAAATCTTCGGGCCGCTGAACTACTCGTTTGTCTACGGCGACACCAAGTTTATCATGCTCGACACTAATGGCCGCGAGTACAACTTCAACGGCCGGGTGCCCGATATGCCCTGGCTGCTCCAGGAAATGGCCGACACCAAGGTTCGCCGCCACGTGGTAGTGTCGCACATCCCGCCCGACGATGCCGATTTCGACCCCAAGCTGAGCGAAGCCTACATTGCGGCCATGCGCGAAGACCCGCGGCTGGTGTTTTCCATGAACGGGCACCGCCACTCCTTTCGGTTCGGGCAGCCCTTCGGCGACGGCGTTACCTATGTCAACTCCGACGCCTTTGAGCGCCGCCGCTACATCGTGATGACGGTGTGGGGCGACAAGCAATTCCGCCTCAAACAAGTTTCCTTCTGA
- a CDS encoding FAD-dependent oxidoreductase, producing the protein MKKPVLLAVDDDPQVLSAIDRDLRQEFRRDYRVLRAASGDEALTTIRELKAREEPLALILADQRMPGMEGVELLAEARTLYPDAKRVLLTAYADTEAAIRAINSARLDHYLMKPWDPPQQLLYPTLHDLLKAWELTYKPRFDGLRLIGFQWSPLSHDLKDFLAGYLVGYQWLDFETNPDARTLLEAKGLTSHDLPVVLLEDGTALARPTTTDVATRIGLTVQASQELYDVVVIGAGPSGLGAAVYGASEGLRTLVIERQAPGGQAGTSSRIENYLGFPTGLSGSELAHRAWAQAVRLGAEFLAPQEVTELCVQDGYKVLTLADGGTVRTRAVVLATGVSYRTLDVPGESHLSGAGVYYGAARTEARSCEEQDVYIVGGGNSAGQAAMYLSTYARQVYILIRGENLAASMSAYLIEQIAQTPNIEILPFTQVQEVCGQDHLEEVVINRNGQVERRPARALFVFIGAKPSTEWVCQTAVCDGKGYVLTGRDLVQDPRYGAIWKHNREPYLLETCVPGVFAAGDSRAGAMARVASAVGEGAMAIKFVHQYLDE; encoded by the coding sequence ATGAAAAAGCCTGTTCTGCTTGCTGTTGATGATGACCCCCAGGTGCTCAGCGCCATCGACCGGGACCTGCGCCAGGAGTTCCGGCGCGACTACCGGGTGCTGCGGGCCGCCTCCGGCGACGAGGCCCTGACGACCATCCGGGAGCTGAAGGCCCGCGAGGAGCCCCTGGCCCTTATCCTGGCCGACCAGCGCATGCCCGGCATGGAGGGCGTGGAGCTGCTGGCCGAGGCCCGCACCCTCTACCCCGACGCCAAGCGGGTGCTGCTCACGGCCTACGCCGACACCGAAGCCGCCATCCGGGCCATCAACTCGGCCCGCCTCGACCATTACCTGATGAAGCCCTGGGACCCGCCCCAGCAGCTGCTCTACCCCACCCTGCACGACTTGCTGAAAGCCTGGGAGCTGACCTACAAGCCCCGCTTCGATGGGCTGCGGCTGATTGGGTTTCAATGGTCGCCGCTTTCCCACGACCTCAAAGACTTTCTGGCCGGCTACCTCGTCGGCTACCAGTGGCTCGACTTTGAAACCAACCCCGATGCCCGCACCCTGCTGGAAGCCAAGGGCCTGACTTCCCACGACCTACCCGTGGTGCTGCTGGAAGACGGCACGGCCCTGGCCCGCCCCACCACCACCGACGTAGCCACCCGCATTGGCCTCACCGTGCAGGCCTCCCAGGAGCTGTACGACGTAGTGGTGATTGGGGCCGGTCCTTCGGGGCTGGGCGCGGCCGTGTACGGAGCCTCGGAAGGCCTGCGCACCTTGGTGATTGAGCGCCAAGCCCCCGGCGGGCAAGCCGGCACCTCCTCCCGCATCGAAAACTACCTGGGCTTTCCGACAGGGCTGAGCGGCAGCGAGCTGGCGCACCGGGCCTGGGCCCAGGCCGTACGCCTCGGGGCCGAGTTTCTGGCCCCGCAGGAAGTAACCGAGCTGTGTGTGCAGGATGGCTACAAGGTGCTGACCCTAGCCGACGGCGGCACCGTGCGCACCCGCGCCGTAGTGCTGGCCACCGGCGTCAGCTACCGCACCCTCGACGTGCCCGGCGAAAGCCACCTGAGCGGGGCCGGCGTATACTACGGCGCCGCCCGCACCGAGGCCCGCTCCTGCGAGGAGCAGGACGTGTACATCGTGGGCGGGGGTAACTCGGCGGGCCAGGCCGCCATGTACCTGTCCACCTACGCCCGCCAGGTCTACATCCTGATTCGGGGCGAGAACCTGGCGGCCAGCATGTCGGCGTACCTGATTGAGCAGATTGCTCAGACGCCCAACATCGAGATTCTGCCTTTCACGCAGGTGCAGGAAGTGTGCGGGCAGGACCACCTGGAGGAAGTCGTCATCAACCGCAACGGCCAGGTGGAGCGGCGCCCGGCCCGGGCCCTGTTCGTATTTATCGGGGCCAAGCCCAGCACCGAATGGGTGTGCCAAACGGCCGTGTGCGACGGTAAAGGCTACGTGCTCACGGGCCGCGACCTGGTGCAGGACCCGCGCTACGGCGCCATCTGGAAGCACAACCGGGAGCCGTACCTGCTCGAAACCTGCGTGCCCGGCGTATTTGCCGCCGGCGACAGCCGCGCCGGCGCCATGGCCCGCGTGGCCTCGGCCGTGGGCGAAGGCGCCATGGCCATTAAGTTCGTGCACCAGTATTTGGATGAGTAA